The stretch of DNA AAGTGATTCGAGTGGCTTCTGCTGAGTATCTTAGGAAGCTTGTAATtgtgattttctttcttttacatgAATATTTTTCATCCCTTTTATATGCCTGCAATTTACATTCTTTTCAACCAGTTAGCAAGTTTTTGTCATCAAAAGGGGGAACGGCAAATAGTGGCAAcatatttattacatttcttAACAATTTGTTGTTTAGTAGAGCAATTATGTTACTGATATAAATTTTGATCATGTTTGGTGAGGTCAACATAGTGGCTGTTTCTTTCTGtatctccattttttttttcttcttgcaccctATATCTTTGACAAAATTACGGAtttactctttctttcttttactgTGTACACCCTGTATCAGCAATGGCGAACCGCTTCACCTCAAAATCAGAAATGCCAAATCCTATAacaatttaaatgtgaattgtTTTATCCGTATCTATATCTAGAAATTTTATCGGTCATAAACTTAAGAAGAAAGAGTAAGCATGAATGACAAATTTTGTGGTGCATTGTTTTATCCGTAGCCTCTAAAACAAACTTCAGTTATATTGCATGGACCCATGCCCAAAGTCTACACATATatgaattcaattaaaattactaaACCAAGAATGCACCACACTTTTTCTCGTTCTCCCTTATGAAATGGGATTAGTGCGCGAAATTCGATGCATTGAGTAATTGGAAAAGGTAAGTTGCATGCGCATATTGTTGGGAATAACACTTATGATTGAAAATACTCAGTAAACTAATCAATTGCAGTCAGAAAATGTTATGGAGACTCTTCAGTTCTCAAACACTACAATGAGGCAGATGAAAAGCTTTGGAATGCATCCCTCAAATTCAAAAGTTATCCAATTAAAGTTCATCTCACAATTGAAAACGTAAATCTTCCCTATATATAGCAGCTCGAGTAGATGTTTATTTTCATTGCCAATAGTTACCAAAATGGAAGAGAAAACGATAAAACACTACAGTAGCTCCCAGAAGATACTCCTCGTAGGAGAGGGagatttctctttttctctctctttggCCAAGGCATTTGGCTCTGCTTCTAACATGGTAGCAACTTCACTTGACTCCAAAGGTGTTTGAAggatgttttttcttttatttcaaactGTTTTACTTTTGATGTCTTTGTTTTCTGATTCTAACTTTCTTGTTGAAATGTTTTAGGTATTTTATTATGGAAATACCCGAGGGTTTCAATAAAGTTGATGGAATTAGAGGAACTTGGTTGCACCATTCTGCATGAAGTGGATGTTCATACTATGAGTGAACACCCGCTCCTCAAAACCAAATGTTTTGACCGaatcattttcaattttccACATGCCGGATTTACCTATCGTGAGCATAAACTGTGTCAGATTGAGTAAGTTTTTATGTACAGTAAAATCGTTAAATAGAAACTTTTGATAATTGCAGATTTTGAAATATCTATATTTGAATTCAGGCTACATCAGAAGTTGGTATCTGGATTTTTTAAGAGTGCAAAAAAGATGATAACTCAAAATGGAGAAATTCATGTGACACACAAGAATGGTAATCCTTATAATAAGTGGGAAGTAGTAGAATTGGCAGTTGATGAAAATTTGCAATTGGTTGAGAAGGTTCGTTTTCGTAAACGGGATTATCTGGGCTATGTTAATAAGAGAGGATCTGGGAATAGATGCGACAAAACTTTCGCTGTTGGTGATTGCAGCACCTTCAAATTTTCCCATGCTTCTCAAGATAATTGTTCGCTTATTGGTTTGGAAGACTTATTTTCTTTGGTTGAGAAATTTCCAATTGGGCGAAGTATTTGGATATGCACGTACCTTcatttgatgtatttttttttgtcaaattattGTTAATAGCTATTTGTCTTGTTTAGTGTGAGTCACACTCTCTTAAAAGGGTTAGCTATTAAGAGTTGTCACTGTAAAATACAAAATCCTAAAAATGGAAATTAAACTTCAttagttaaattttagttaatttttttgtaaaatttgtgTATATATTTGGTCCGAGGAatgaaattagttattataaattttcatttggaatttgttataattaattaaaaactaatatctccaattttagttactttttttcctaattttaatatgtagaaattaaaatgtattgtGTTGGAAGACAGTTAAAAGTATAACCGTATAAACTACATCAGTAAATTTGTCTAGATCGTTGAACTAAAAAAAcgattaaactaaatttatagtTATTACCGTATAATTGCTTCAAGCAAGTGATTTATTCAGACAAAGAATGCTTCATGTAATACCTAACCTTTtgtaataacttttattaatatcattattgtTTGCAAATCATGTACTGCACATTTAATAACTTTTACTTCCATCATATTTTTTGAACTTactaactaattttaaatatttagaataaattatatatataaaagattgaaagctaatataaatatttttgatgttctatttataaaaatttattatacttttttataatatatttttaacactCGTAATTAATGAAGATTAAATGACATTCCCgtctataatatatttttaacactCGTAATTAATTTGACGACTTTTTTgggtaaaacaataaaattttcattgacTTGTATACATTGTATTCACTTCGTCTTTAATTGATATGTAATCTTCAAccgttaatattttaaaagtataaaagatataaaaatcatagaatactcacttttatttatatataaaacacaaaatatgGTTCATATTGCAAATTGCTATATTATCATTTAAGCATACATAGATTAACAAtgagtaataaaataaattaggaGGATTGTATTGGTAAGTTGTCAACCCATCCATCCTTATTAATAAAAGATGCTAAAGAAAATTCTTCCATTTCTGAAGCATTTAGGGTTTTCATCCATGGAACACGCTTCGAGGTGTCAGCTCCTGCTCCTTCACAATCAACTTCAGCATAAGTGATTCCACTCCTACAACAATTTAAtcacaaatcaataaaaaatcaagaacaaatacttaatttatataaaatatcattacatacccaaaaaaactattttttttaaaccatGGAATATATAATAACAACAGTTTTTCATAAGCCACGTATCATTTAAACTTACTCATTGCCTGCATAATGCCAAGCATTCCATCCTTGAGGAGTTACAATAtcagaaaaatatgttttatgaaATATGACTCTTGAATAGGCTTTCCATGCTCTTCCTAAATTCACTTTACCATTCCCTATAAGGGAACCTCcttcaaaaacaaaaccatCTGGATCATCTGGTGAAGTTCGTCCCTGAGCTGTCACATACCCTGCTGAATGAAATCTTCCAATAACATTTATCCAACAGTTCTGCACATTATAAAAACACAACAtcaaaaaaatgaatgttttgATTATAAGATTATCCACTACCATATatgtaaaatgaatttaaaaataagagttaaacatgtttttaaattgaaattcgtttatgtccgaaactttgataaattttggtcatCAGACTTTAAAAACGAGTGGATGTAATCCTTTTAATACAATTACGTTAAATATTTTTGACGtgtcaaacatattttatgCTAGTATTCGAGTTGTTTAGACTGTTTGACATGACGTTCTCACTTCAATATCTGTAGGAAAATATGTGTTTTacacgtaaaaaaaaattaatgtaattaggttaaaaatgctatatttatttattttttaaagtttaggaccaaaatgtattaaagtttcGAACAAAGAAAAATTCTAATTTCGTGTGAAAGTtgagagactaaaaacatacttaaccataaaaataattaatgtaagtTACCTAATAGTCCTTTTAATACAATTACGTAAAATTTTTTGACGtgtcaaacatattttatactagtatttaagttgtttacaccgtttgacacaacGTTCTCACTTGAATATCAATTGAAAAATGTGTTTTACCcgtacaatatatatatatatatatatatatatatatatatatatatatatatatataattaggttaaaaatgctatatttatttattttttaaaatttaggaccaaaatgtattaaaatttcgaataaacatgaatttcaatttctgTCAAAGTTacgagactaaaaacatactttaactataaaataattaatgtaatttaccTCATAGAAAGATTGCCCACTACCATATATAAAGTCGATTTCACCTTCAATGTAACAATCTTTGAAGTAATGACGTCCCCAATGATCATACAGAGTGTCTTGATAACCTAAAAAACTACAATTATAGAAGAAATATTTATCTCCATGCAGTCTTGCTGCATTTGCTTGTTCGATTTTGCTTCCCACGTTGTAAGATTTGTATCTTTTATTCACCAAATTATATGAGTTCTGCAGATACATAACATTATATCAGAGACTAAAGAATATTGAAGAactatgaaaatatttgttgtgTAGTTTATTTATGCGTTCACCTTGAAAGTAATGCCACTTGCAACCACATTGGATGCTAAAGAAGTAAACGTAGCGTTATGGTTTATTGATCTGTGGTCTGCGTAACTTATGGTTGTTGTCGAATTACCCTCTCCTTCTAAAATTATACATGATTTTTCTCTCGGAATAGTAACCCTTTCtctgaataattataatatgaacATGGTTATATGATTATAGAAATGTcatgagagaaaaaaatcacAGTAATTTATCTATTAATACAAGAAGGAAAAAAACTGAGATATTCAAATATATTGCATATATTAGAGCCATACTATTAAACCTGAGAAACCTGCCagattatatatttacattctTAAAgttatatgatataaaaaaattaatttttaaaataattttattttaaatttaatttgaaaaaaagtgGTGTAGCAAGTCAATCCTTTTCGACTTAGTTTTTACCCACCAATTTTGACATATTATGTGCACTAActattcatttaaatttgtatttatttaaattcacatCCTCTCTAAATCtgtatttagaaaaagaaaattttcagataaataattttatgactttattttcataaaaatcatGTAAAGTTATTTGATGACTATTTTCAATTCGTTCTCATGTAGTTGTCAATTGACCATTGTGATAGATGTGACGAATGGTGAAAAATACAACCTTAGCTTGATTTAACTGATCAGATGATAAATGAGGAAAATCTTTCAACTCACTTATAATATCTCATATAACTCACTCATAAATGAATCTTTCAACATGAGTCCTTTTATAACATATCTTATGTAATtcatatatctcatattttcaaaatttctacaaattttcgacaatcataatatttaattcagTAATTATATGACCCATAATATTCCATATTACAATAACTCATAAAACTTTATAAGTTCGCATCCCAATAAAATCTACATCAAACGTCTAAGATTAAAATACAAACTTAAAGCAAATGTTTACTGTATTGTTTAAAACAAACTAATgagttaaaaatttcaattctaaCCTAAATAATTTAACCTATGAGTCATAATCTACTTTGTAACTTATGTAAGTTAATGGATTAAGTCAACACAAAATCTTGGTACGAGGCATATTGTTGGAGAGATTTTTCCACTCTTTTTTCATAATGGTATCCTAATCTTATTTATTCAAGgtaaaaccaaattaaatgtAGCTATATACAAAAAGATTATGCCATGCATGAAAAACATTCATTgtattttcataacaaaattctTGTTATCGTTGATTAAATTTTGATGTTATAAGAGTATGATTTGAACTTACATGTATAAGCCTGCTTGAATATGAATCTTGATCCATTGGTCATTGTTAATTTTTACAGAATCAATGGCTTCTTGAATTGTACTAAATGTTGCGTCGCCTTCTTTACCAACAATGATAGTTTCTGTAACATGATTTCCACCACAGTCTGTGGCTTTACCAACACAAAAGAAACAACTAATCAACAAGATTGGAAGAAAACTCATCATTCTAGAGAACGATTCCATGATAAAATGTTGAAAGCATAAACTTCCCTtttaataccaaaaaaaaaaaaaaa from Vigna unguiculata cultivar IT97K-499-35 chromosome 8, ASM411807v1, whole genome shotgun sequence encodes:
- the LOC114195173 gene encoding uncharacterized protein At4g26485-like is translated as MEEKTIKHYSSSQKILLVGEGDFSFSLSLAKAFGSASNMVATSLDSKGILLWKYPRVSIKLMELEELGCTILHEVDVHTMSEHPLLKTKCFDRIIFNFPHAGFTYREHKLCQIELHQKLVSGFFKSAKKMITQNGEIHVTHKNGNPYNKWEVVELAVDENLQLVEKVRFRKRDYLGYVNKRGSGNRCDKTFAVGDCSTFKFSHASQDNCSLIGLEDLFSLVEKFPIGRM
- the LOC114195174 gene encoding putative pectinesterase 10, giving the protein MESFSRMMSFLPILLISCFFCVGKATDCGGNHVTETIIVGKEGDATFSTIQEAIDSVKINNDQWIKIHIQAGLYIERVTIPREKSCIILEGEGNSTTTISYADHRSINHNATFTSLASNVVASGITFKNSYNLVNKRYKSYNVGSKIEQANAARLHGDKYFFYNCSFLGYQDTLYDHWGRHYFKDCYIEGEIDFIYGSGQSFYENCWINVIGRFHSAGYVTAQGRTSPDDPDGFVFEGGSLIGNGKVNLGRAWKAYSRVIFHKTYFSDIVTPQGWNAWHYAGNESGITYAEVDCEGAGADTSKRVPWMKTLNASEMEEFSLASFINKDGWVDNLPIQSS